A window from Peromyscus eremicus chromosome 1, PerEre_H2_v1, whole genome shotgun sequence encodes these proteins:
- the Misfa gene encoding mitochondrial sheath formation-associated protein isoform X2 — MSLLLRQDLSPCNCSSEIIFLLVMIVLGWMLFVGLAFCIGTFPEAMPPTLKWKERLPVWENKARQRSQALEEELLL, encoded by the exons ATGAGTTTGCTCCTTCGCCAAGATCTCTCACCGTGTAATTGTAGctcagaaattatttttcttttggtgatGATCGTGCTGGGCTGGATGCTTTTTGTTGGGCTCGCTTTCTGCATAGGTACATTTCCAGAGGCGATG cctccaaCTCTAAAGTGGAAAGAGAGGTTGCCTGTTTGGGAGAACAAGGCACGACAAAGGAGCCAAGCCTTGGAGGAGGAGCTGCTGCTGTGA
- the Misfa gene encoding mitochondrial sheath formation-associated protein isoform X1 — protein sequence MSLLLRQDLSPCNCSSEIIFLLVMIVLGWMLFVGLAFCIGTFPEAMPPTLKWKERLPVWENKARQRSQALEEELLLNDVEGI from the exons ATGAGTTTGCTCCTTCGCCAAGATCTCTCACCGTGTAATTGTAGctcagaaattatttttcttttggtgatGATCGTGCTGGGCTGGATGCTTTTTGTTGGGCTCGCTTTCTGCATAGGTACATTTCCAGAGGCGATG cctccaaCTCTAAAGTGGAAAGAGAGGTTGCCTGTTTGGGAGAACAAGGCACGACAAAGGAGCCAAGCCTTGGAGGAGGAGCTGCTGCT GAACGATGTGGAAGGGATATAA
- the Spty2d1 gene encoding protein SPT2 homolog has product MDFREILLIASKGQGVNHVPKRYSLAVGPPKKDPKVKGVQSAAVQAFLRRKEEELRRKALEEKRRKEELVKKRIELKHDKKARAMAKRTKDNFHGYDGIPVEEKSKKRQAVESRLNQGTDPEFEMEEEEEEFLDYSQAELEQEYEEEPEPPKAESKPKAPLKSAPPPMNFTDLLRLAEKKQFEPVEIKVVKKAEQRPMTAEELREREFLERKHRKKKPETDAKLPPPVSKRAPSHKDSVGTKPSKGSADRQLSSKGSPFPHAEKKSRPSTANERQVALSSSKSTPGERTKAGSGSSSQPSLREGHNRPVLNGAGKPHPSTCSPSVPKTSASGTQKSASEHKAKKPLPSHPSHSKPGPTVLSHNKAKSPSIRQPGSNSGSAPGRPSPGTARPTVSSGAMPRHQNGSSRSGLEQSVSGIRKLASNAHPSGRTVNGTNGPGRPAGSSTGPGRPLSGPSVSGRPVSSSGGPGRPANSPHDIRRPMSSLGSPGQSVIGPGRSISGSIPTGRAVSSGPGRPVSSLGPGRTVSSPGLPIKPKCTVVSETISSKNIVSRSSNGQINGMKPLLSGYRSAQGPQRLPFPTGYKRPREYEEEEDDEYDSEMDDFIDDEGEPQEEISKHIREIFGYDRKKYKDESDYALRYMESSWKEQQKEEAKSLRLGMQEDLEEMRREEEEMKRRKAKKLKRH; this is encoded by the exons ATGGACTTCAGGGAAATCCTCCTGATCGCTTCCAAAGGACAAGGTGTCAACCATGTACCG aaaaggtATAGTTTGGCAGTGGGGCCTCCCAAGAAAGACCCCAAAGTTAAAGGTGTCCAGTCGGCAGCTGTGCAGGCTTTCCttaggaggaaagaagaggagcttagACGGAAAG CCttagaggagaaaaggaggaaagaagagctaGTGAAAAAGCGAATTGAGCTCAAACATGACAAGAAAGCAAGAGCTATGGCCAAGAGGACAAAGGACAATTTTCACGGTTACGACGGGATTCCTGTTGAGGAAAAGTCAaagaagaggcaggcagtggAAAGCCGCCTGAACCAGGGAACTGACCCAGAGtttgagatggaggaggaggaggaggagttcctAGACTACAGTCAAGCTGAGTTGGAGCAGGAATATGAGGAGGAGCCAGAGCCTCCCAAAGCTGAAAGCAAACCAAAGGCCCCCCTTAAAAGTGCCCCTCCACCCATGAACTTCACTGACTTACTGAGGTTAGCTGAGAAGAAGCAGTTTGAACCCGTGGAGATCAAGGTCGTGAAGAAAGCAGAGCAGCGGCCCATGACTGCTGAGGAACTTAGGGAGCGAGAGTTTCTCGAACGGAAGCACAGGAAAAAGAAACCCGAAACAGATGCCAAACTACCTCCGCCTGTGTCCAAAAGGGCACCGTCTCATAAAGACAGCGTGGGCACAAAACCCAGCAAGGGTTCTGCGGACAGGCAGCTTTCTTCCAAAGGATCGCCCTTTCCTCATGCTGAGAAGAAATCCAGACCCAGCACAGCCAATGAAAGACAAGTAGCTTTGTCTTCATCCAAATCCACGCCGGGAGAGAGGACCAAGGCAGGATCTGGCAGTAGTTCCCAACCCTCACTTCGGGAAGGTCACAACAGACCTGTCCTCAATGGGGCTGGAAAGCCTCACCCCAGCACCTGTTCACCAAGTGTCCCAAAGACTTCTGCTAGTGGGACTCAGAAATCTGCTTCTGAGCACAAAGCCAAAAAACCTCTTCCTTCTCATCCCAGCCATTCCAAGCCTGGCCCCACAGTTCTCTCGCACAACAAAGCTAAGAGTCCAAGTATCAGACAGCCAGGCAGCAACTCTGGCTCAGCTCCTGGGCGACCTAGCCCAGGGACAGCTCGGCCTACAGTTAGTTCTGGCGCTATGCCCAGGCACCAGAATGGCAGCTCCAGGTCAGGACTTGAGCAGTCAGTCAGTGGGATCAGAAAGCTGGCCAGCAATGCACATCCCTCCGGACGAACAGTCAATGGCACAAATGGGCCTGGAcgacctgcaggcagctcaactggCCCTGGGCGACCCCTCAGTGGCCCTAGTGTTTCTGGGAGACCTGTGAGCAGTTCTGGAGGTCCTGGGAGGCCTGCCAACAGTCCCCATGACATTCGACGACCAATGAGCAGCTTAGGCTCCCCTGGGCAGTCAGTCATTGGCCCTGGGAGATCCATAAGTGGTTCCATTCCAACTGGACGAGCTGTCAGTTCAGGTCCTGGAAGACCAGTGAGCAGCTTAGGACCTGGACGAACAGTTAGTAGCCCAGGCCTCCCCATAAAACCCAAGTGCACTGTTGTCTCAGAAACAATTTCTTCTAAGAATATTGTTAGTCGGTCAAGCAATGGACAGATAAATGGAATGAAGCCTCTCCTGTCGGGCTACAGATCTGCCCAAG GTCCTCAAAGGCTCCCCTTCCCTACTGGCTACAAAAGGCCTCGAGagtatgaagaagaagaagatgatgaataTGACTCAGAAATGGATGATTTCATCGACGATGAAGGAGAACCTCAGGAAGAAATATCCAAGCACATTCGGGAAATCTTTGGCTATGACCGGAAAAA GTATAAAGATGAAAGTGACTATGCCTTACGTTACATGGAGAGCAGCTGGAAGGAGCAGCAGAAGGAGGAAGCCAAGAG TTTAAGACTAGGTATGCAAGAGGACTTAGAAGAAATGAGAcgtgaagaggaagaaatgaaacgTCGAAAGGCCAAGAAGCTCAAGCGCCATTAG